From Synoicihabitans lomoniglobus, the proteins below share one genomic window:
- a CDS encoding DUF420 domain-containing protein, translated as MTLHDIPALNATLNGLATVLMTAGFIFIKSGNKDAHRKMMLSAGAVSALFLVGYVTHKVLKGMAVGAGEAVHTKFGGEGPIAIVYYVMLITHIILAISIGYLVPRTFLLAIKGEFERHKAWARWVFPIWYYVSVTGVLVYFFLYRWWPSA; from the coding sequence ATGACGCTTCACGATATTCCCGCGCTTAACGCGACTTTGAATGGGCTCGCCACCGTGCTGATGACGGCCGGGTTCATTTTCATCAAATCCGGCAACAAGGACGCGCATCGCAAGATGATGCTGTCGGCCGGCGCGGTATCGGCACTGTTTCTGGTCGGCTACGTGACGCACAAAGTGCTGAAAGGCATGGCGGTGGGAGCCGGTGAGGCGGTGCACACCAAGTTCGGCGGTGAAGGGCCCATCGCGATCGTTTATTACGTGATGTTGATCACGCACATCATCCTCGCGATCTCGATCGGCTACCTCGTGCCGCGCACGTTTCTCCTCGCGATCAAGGGTGAGTTCGAGCGCCACAAGGCATGGGCGCGGTGGGTATTTCCCATCTGGTATTACGTCAGCGTGACAGGGGTATTGGTCTATTTCTTCCTCTACCGTTGGTGGCCCAGCGCCTGA
- a CDS encoding plastocyanin/azurin family copper-binding protein has product MKSFPRFSALIAGVALIFAVSGAAIAAEPDQSVTVKAGDTMRFDVTKIEAVAGTTIAITLENTGKLPKAAMGHNLVVLTKDANAAKFANAAMMARDAEYIPAAMTDSIVAHTKLLGPGESDTITFTVPSEPGNYVFLCSFPAHFMAGMRGTIVVSAP; this is encoded by the coding sequence ATGAAGTCCTTTCCCCGCTTTTCAGCCCTGATCGCCGGAGTTGCCCTGATTTTTGCGGTTTCCGGTGCCGCGATCGCAGCCGAGCCCGATCAATCCGTCACGGTCAAAGCCGGTGACACCATGCGTTTTGATGTCACCAAGATCGAAGCCGTCGCGGGCACCACGATCGCCATTACTCTCGAAAACACCGGGAAACTGCCCAAAGCCGCAATGGGGCACAACTTGGTGGTTCTGACCAAGGACGCCAACGCTGCCAAATTTGCCAACGCGGCCATGATGGCGCGCGATGCCGAATACATCCCGGCCGCCATGACCGACAGTATTGTGGCCCACACCAAGTTGCTCGGACCGGGCGAGAGCGACACCATAACCTTCACCGTGCCCAGCGAGCCGGGTAACTACGTGTTCCTCTGCAGCTTCCCCGCCCACTTCATGGCCGGTATGCGCGGCACGATCGTGGTCAGCGCTCCGTAA